The Amycolatopsis viridis genome window below encodes:
- a CDS encoding inositol-3-phosphate synthase yields MPDRTGLWLVGARGSVATTAICGLLAIRSRLAGPDGCVTERLDVAPGVLPGWDELVVGGHDLVDTPLEKKAEQLTAAGLLPAGLVPAIRDGLRAVEADLRPVVSGGTQAGTAARLARDLREFRARHGLSVVVVVNVASTEPPVADAPEHHDLDALVAALDEPGREVLPASSLAAYAAVSAGCPFVDFTPSPGIRLPALVEFARRQGLAHAGSDGKTGETLLRSVLAPMFAARALKVRSWAGTNLLGGGDGATLADPVTAAGKLESKARGLAALLGDDVTAPLHIDHVPDLGEQKTAWDHVSFEGFLGARMTLQFTWTGYDSALAAPLVLDLARLTAAAHRAGATGPLAPLAFFFKDPVGTGEHRFAEQARILAEWAASLGRPA; encoded by the coding sequence ATGCCTGACCGAACTGGATTGTGGCTCGTCGGTGCTCGGGGCTCGGTGGCCACGACGGCGATCTGCGGGCTGCTCGCGATCCGGTCCCGCCTCGCCGGGCCGGACGGCTGCGTGACCGAGCGGCTGGACGTCGCACCCGGCGTGCTGCCGGGCTGGGACGAGCTCGTCGTCGGCGGCCACGACCTGGTGGACACTCCGCTGGAGAAGAAGGCCGAGCAGCTCACGGCCGCCGGGCTGCTCCCGGCCGGCCTGGTGCCGGCTATCCGCGACGGCCTGCGTGCGGTGGAGGCGGACCTGCGTCCGGTCGTTTCCGGCGGCACGCAGGCGGGGACCGCCGCGCGGCTGGCCCGCGATCTGCGGGAGTTCCGCGCCCGGCACGGGTTGTCGGTCGTCGTGGTCGTCAACGTCGCGTCCACCGAACCGCCGGTCGCGGACGCGCCGGAGCACCACGACCTCGACGCGCTGGTGGCGGCGCTGGACGAGCCGGGCCGCGAGGTCCTGCCGGCCAGCTCGCTGGCGGCGTACGCGGCGGTCTCGGCGGGCTGCCCGTTCGTGGACTTCACGCCGTCGCCCGGCATCCGGCTGCCCGCGCTCGTCGAGTTCGCCCGGCGGCAGGGGCTCGCTCATGCCGGGTCGGACGGCAAGACCGGGGAGACGCTGCTGCGCTCGGTGCTCGCGCCGATGTTCGCGGCGCGGGCGCTGAAGGTGCGCTCGTGGGCGGGCACCAACCTGCTCGGCGGCGGTGACGGCGCGACGCTGGCCGATCCGGTGACAGCGGCCGGGAAGCTCGAGTCCAAGGCGCGCGGGCTGGCCGCCCTGCTCGGCGACGACGTGACCGCGCCGCTGCACATCGACCACGTGCCCGATCTCGGCGAGCAGAAGACCGCGTGGGACCACGTGTCCTTCGAAGGGTTCCTCGGCGCCCGGATGACCCTGCAGTTCACCTGGACCGGCTACGACTCGGCGCTGGCCGCGCCGCTGGTGCTGGATCTGGCCCGGCTCACCGCGGCGGCGCACCGGGCGGGCGCGACCGGGCCGCTGGCGCCGCTGGCGTTCTTCTTCAAGGACCCGGTGGGCACCGGCGAGCACCGGTTCGCCGAGCAGGCCCGGATCCTGGCCGAGTGGGCGGCGTCGCTGGGGCGGCCGGCGTGA
- a CDS encoding SCO3242 family prenyltransferase → MNPYVQLVRAPAALSVLGDTVAGAAAAGRPLRGRRLALPLASVAFYWSGMALNDWADRRLDAVERPERPIPSGRISASRAFGVAAGLSGAGLVLSALAGGRDALTVAAPLAAAVWAYDTVLKKTPLAPVAMAVCRSLDVLLGAGGRAASRALVPAAVLGGHTLGVTALSAGEVHGASPARAAGALALTSVSAAAAASGRGGRPGQRAAALAAAAGYGVSVGTRQYAAVRTPTAPVVRAATAAGIHGMVPLQAALAARRGRVRAAALVALALPLARRLGRKVSPT, encoded by the coding sequence GTGAACCCGTACGTGCAGCTGGTGCGGGCCCCGGCCGCGCTGAGCGTCCTGGGTGACACGGTGGCCGGTGCGGCGGCGGCCGGGCGTCCGCTGCGGGGGCGGCGGCTCGCGCTGCCGCTGGCGTCGGTCGCCTTCTACTGGTCCGGCATGGCGCTCAACGACTGGGCGGACCGGCGGCTGGACGCGGTGGAGCGGCCGGAGCGGCCGATCCCGTCCGGTCGGATCAGCGCGTCCCGGGCGTTCGGCGTGGCAGCCGGGTTGAGCGGGGCGGGCCTGGTGTTGTCCGCGCTCGCCGGCGGCCGTGACGCCCTCACGGTCGCCGCGCCCCTCGCGGCGGCGGTGTGGGCCTACGACACCGTGCTGAAGAAGACCCCGCTCGCGCCGGTGGCGATGGCGGTGTGCCGGTCGCTGGACGTCCTGCTCGGCGCGGGCGGACGCGCCGCGTCCCGGGCGCTGGTGCCGGCGGCCGTGCTCGGCGGGCACACGCTCGGGGTAACCGCGTTGTCGGCGGGCGAGGTGCACGGCGCGTCCCCGGCGCGGGCGGCCGGTGCCCTCGCGCTGACCTCGGTGTCGGCCGCCGCGGCGGCCTCCGGCCGGGGCGGCCGCCCGGGGCAGCGCGCCGCCGCGCTGGCCGCGGCCGCCGGATACGGGGTGAGCGTGGGAACCCGGCAGTACGCGGCCGTGCGCACACCGACCGCGCCGGTCGTGCGGGCGGCCACGGCCGCCGGCATCCACGGCATGGTGCCGTTGCAGGCGGCGCTCGCGGCCCGGCGCGGACGGGTCCGCGCAGCGGCCCTCGTCGCGCTCGCGCTGCCACTGGCCCGGCGGCTCGGCCGGAAGGTGAGCCCGACATGA
- a CDS encoding EboA domain-containing protein — MSGYHLGYGTNGFANHRLDDALAIIADLGYTAVALTLDHQHLDPYADDLAARVDRVATRLDALGLRCVVETGARFLLDPWHKHEPTLVSEDADKRLDFLARAVRVAEGLGADCVSFWSGVSTVDRDTAWQRLRSRMPVVLAEADRRGVWLGLEPEPGMLVETLSDALRLRTELGEPEPLGITLDVGHCVAVEEVDAATCLRQAGALLVNVQLDDMRPGVHEHLEFGDGELDLPATLAALDEIGYRGVAAVELPRHGHAAPQVARAALTALRAARLDQSWLAPAQRRVAADPDAIRTLFPAAGRHAGRAPLHPHSDPDGLVHGTADDLARTRLLETLATVLPAAEFATELADLYRYGDGAERRGVLRALSAVGDRAPATGLELVRDALRSNDTGLIAAALGPFAARHLDQHGWRHGVLKCLFTGIPVAAVAELDRRADDELRRMITDYAGERRAAGRAVPADALRLLEGAR, encoded by the coding sequence ATGAGCGGATACCACCTCGGCTACGGCACCAACGGTTTCGCCAACCACCGGCTGGACGACGCGCTGGCGATCATCGCCGACCTCGGCTACACCGCGGTCGCGCTGACCCTGGACCACCAGCACCTCGACCCGTACGCGGACGACCTGGCCGCGCGCGTGGACCGGGTGGCGACCCGGCTGGACGCGCTCGGCCTGCGGTGCGTCGTGGAGACCGGCGCGCGGTTCCTGCTCGACCCGTGGCACAAGCACGAACCGACGCTGGTCAGCGAGGACGCGGACAAGCGGCTGGACTTCCTGGCCCGGGCCGTCCGGGTCGCCGAGGGGCTGGGCGCGGACTGCGTGTCGTTCTGGTCCGGCGTGTCTACTGTGGACCGTGACACGGCCTGGCAGCGGCTGCGCTCGCGGATGCCCGTCGTGCTGGCCGAAGCGGACCGGCGCGGCGTGTGGCTCGGTCTGGAACCCGAACCGGGCATGCTGGTGGAAACGCTGTCGGACGCGCTGCGGCTGCGCACCGAGCTCGGCGAGCCCGAGCCGCTCGGGATCACCCTGGACGTCGGGCACTGCGTCGCGGTCGAGGAGGTCGATGCGGCCACCTGCCTCCGGCAGGCCGGGGCACTGCTGGTCAACGTGCAGCTGGACGACATGCGGCCGGGCGTGCACGAGCACCTCGAGTTCGGCGACGGGGAGCTGGACCTGCCGGCCACCCTCGCCGCGCTGGACGAGATCGGCTACCGCGGCGTCGCCGCCGTCGAACTGCCGCGGCACGGCCACGCCGCGCCGCAGGTCGCCCGCGCCGCCCTGACCGCGCTGCGTGCCGCGCGGCTGGACCAGTCCTGGCTCGCGCCCGCGCAACGCCGGGTGGCCGCCGACCCGGATGCGATCCGCACGCTGTTCCCGGCGGCCGGCCGGCACGCCGGGCGTGCACCGCTGCACCCGCACTCCGATCCGGACGGCCTGGTGCACGGCACGGCCGACGACCTCGCCCGCACCCGGCTGCTGGAAACGCTCGCCACGGTACTGCCCGCGGCGGAGTTCGCCACCGAGCTGGCCGACCTCTACCGCTACGGCGACGGCGCCGAGCGGCGTGGCGTGCTGCGTGCGCTGTCCGCCGTGGGCGACCGGGCGCCGGCGACCGGCCTCGAGCTCGTCCGCGACGCCCTGCGCAGCAACGACACCGGCCTGATCGCCGCCGCGCTCGGCCCGTTCGCGGCCCGGCACCTGGACCAGCACGGCTGGCGCCACGGGGTGCTCAAGTGCCTGTTCACCGGCATCCCGGTGGCCGCGGTCGCCGAGCTGGACCGGCGGGCCGACGACGAGCTGCGCCGGATGATCACCGACTACGCCGGGGAGCGCCGGGCTGCCGGGCGCGCGGTCCCGGCCGACGCCCTCCGCCTCCTGGAAGGGGCCCGCTGA
- a CDS encoding TatD family hydrolase, which produces MRLFDPHIHMTSRTTDDYQAMYAAGVRALVEPAFWLGQPRTGVSSFTDYFDGLIGWERFRAAQFGIRHHCTIALNPKEANDPRCTPVLDVLPRYLAKDGVVAVGEVGYDSMTPAEDAAFARQLELAGEHDLPVLVHTPHRDKLAGTRRTLAVVAESGVPPERVVVDHLNEVTVGLVKESGCWMGFSIYPDTKMDEQRMVAILHEYGTERMLVNSAADWGRSDPLKVRKTGLAMLDGGFTESDVDQVLWANPVAFYGQSGRLVLDELPSFTAAKETFAGNSVLRGGRDEAVV; this is translated from the coding sequence ATGCGCCTGTTCGATCCGCACATCCACATGACCTCCCGCACCACCGACGACTACCAGGCCATGTACGCCGCCGGCGTGCGGGCGCTGGTCGAACCCGCGTTCTGGCTCGGCCAGCCCCGCACCGGGGTGTCCTCGTTCACCGACTACTTCGACGGCCTGATCGGCTGGGAACGGTTCCGCGCGGCCCAGTTCGGCATCCGCCACCACTGCACGATCGCGCTCAACCCGAAGGAGGCCAACGACCCGCGCTGCACCCCGGTGCTCGACGTGCTGCCGCGTTACCTCGCCAAGGACGGGGTGGTCGCGGTCGGCGAGGTCGGCTACGACTCGATGACCCCGGCGGAGGACGCCGCCTTCGCCCGGCAGCTCGAGCTGGCCGGGGAGCACGACCTGCCGGTCCTGGTGCACACCCCGCACCGGGACAAGCTGGCGGGCACCAGGCGCACGCTCGCCGTGGTGGCCGAGTCCGGCGTCCCGCCGGAGCGCGTCGTGGTCGACCACCTCAACGAGGTCACCGTCGGCCTGGTCAAGGAGTCCGGGTGCTGGATGGGCTTTTCCATCTACCCGGACACCAAGATGGACGAGCAGCGCATGGTGGCGATCCTGCACGAGTACGGCACCGAGCGGATGCTGGTCAACTCCGCCGCCGACTGGGGGCGCTCCGACCCGCTGAAGGTGCGCAAGACCGGCCTGGCGATGCTGGACGGCGGGTTCACCGAGTCCGATGTGGACCAGGTGCTGTGGGCCAACCCGGTCGCCTTCTACGGGCAGAGCGGGCGGCTGGTGCTCGACGAGCTGCCCTCCTTCACCGCGGCGAAGGAGACGTTCGCGGGCAACTCGGTACTGCGCGGCGGACGGGACGAGGCGGTCGTGTGA
- the eboE gene encoding metabolite traffic protein EboE, whose translation MTPLSYCTNVHPAQDLPGVLAQLDEFALPVRERLGADRLGLGLWLAAGVASALADDPAGRKRLRAELDARGLEVVTLNAFPYGGFHDRVVKHQVYRPRWTERARAEYTLDCATVLSGLLPGDVEYGSISTLPLGWREPWTPGDDAAAARLLDEVTAGLRAQDRTIRLAVEPEPGCVLDTVHDAVTWLAGRADPAHVGLCLDTCHLAVSFADPAGAVAEITAAGLDVVKVQLSAALHVPDPRDPAAREALDAFDEPRYLHQTRELAGGTVRAADDLGEALTDLPGEGPWRVHFHVPLHARPAAPLSSTTGVLAAALAALPDRAVHREVETYTWTVLPQAHRQDLVGGIAAELTFAAGLVEQA comes from the coding sequence GTGACACCGCTGTCCTACTGCACCAACGTCCACCCGGCCCAGGACCTGCCCGGGGTCCTCGCCCAGCTCGACGAATTCGCCCTGCCGGTGCGGGAACGGCTCGGCGCGGACCGGCTCGGGCTCGGGCTGTGGCTGGCCGCGGGCGTGGCATCGGCGCTGGCTGACGACCCGGCCGGGCGCAAGCGGCTGCGGGCGGAGCTGGACGCGCGCGGCCTGGAGGTGGTCACGCTCAACGCGTTCCCGTACGGCGGCTTCCACGACCGGGTGGTCAAGCACCAGGTCTACCGTCCACGGTGGACCGAACGGGCGCGGGCGGAGTACACCCTGGACTGCGCGACGGTGCTGTCCGGGCTGCTGCCCGGCGACGTCGAGTACGGCAGCATCTCGACGCTGCCGCTGGGCTGGCGCGAACCGTGGACACCCGGGGACGACGCGGCCGCCGCCCGGCTGCTCGACGAGGTCACCGCCGGGCTGCGGGCCCAGGACCGGACCATCCGGCTCGCCGTCGAACCGGAGCCGGGCTGCGTCCTGGACACCGTGCACGACGCGGTGACCTGGCTCGCCGGGCGCGCCGACCCGGCACACGTCGGGTTGTGCCTGGACACCTGCCACCTCGCGGTGTCCTTCGCCGACCCGGCCGGGGCGGTCGCCGAGATCACCGCGGCCGGGCTGGACGTGGTCAAGGTCCAGCTGTCGGCCGCGCTGCACGTGCCCGATCCGCGGGACCCGGCCGCGCGGGAGGCGCTCGACGCGTTCGACGAACCGCGTTACCTGCACCAGACGCGCGAGCTGGCCGGCGGCACCGTGCGCGCCGCGGACGACCTGGGCGAGGCGTTGACGGATCTGCCGGGGGAGGGGCCGTGGCGCGTGCACTTCCACGTGCCGCTGCACGCCCGGCCCGCGGCGCCGCTGTCCTCGACCACCGGGGTGCTCGCGGCGGCGCTCGCCGCGCTCCCGGACCGGGCGGTGCACCGGGAAGTGGAAACCTACACCTGGACCGTGCTGCCCCAAGCGCACCGGCAGGACCTCGTCGGCGGGATCGCGGCGGAGCTGACGTTCGCCGCGGGATTGGTGGAGCAGGCATGA
- a CDS encoding alkaline phosphatase family protein has translation MKPLLVLDVVGMTPRLLEHMPNVARLGRQGWQAQLDTVLPAVTCSVQSTFLTGRMPAGHGIVGNGWYFRELGEVFLWRQHNRLVSGEKLWETARAAHPGYRAANVCWWYAMGATTDLTVTPRPIYYADGKKAPDCYTRPPELHDRLTSRLGEFPLFQYWGPTASIASTDWIVGATSAILRADRPDLTLAYLPHLDYDLQRFGPDSPQALAAARAVDASVAPLLEQARADGVAVVALSEYGITSVHRPVDVNRLLRHEGLLEVYTQDGMEYLDPWTSRAFAVADHQVAHVYVADPADLPRVRGLLAGLSGVDEVLDRSAQARYGIDHARAGEFVVTAEPDAWFTYYYWLDDDRAPDFARGVEIHRKPGYDPAELFFDPADPLVKLKAGLNLVRKRAGLRYAMNVVPLDPAPVRGSHGRLPDSPADGPVLLCGEAGVPERERLAATEVRDLLLSVQGLKTREGSRR, from the coding sequence ATGAAACCACTCCTCGTGCTCGACGTCGTCGGCATGACCCCGCGGCTGCTCGAGCACATGCCGAACGTGGCGCGGCTGGGACGGCAGGGCTGGCAGGCGCAGCTGGACACCGTGCTGCCCGCGGTGACCTGCAGCGTCCAGTCCACCTTCCTGACCGGGCGGATGCCCGCGGGGCACGGCATCGTCGGTAACGGCTGGTACTTCCGCGAGCTCGGCGAGGTCTTCCTGTGGCGCCAGCACAACCGGCTCGTCTCGGGCGAGAAGCTGTGGGAGACCGCCCGCGCCGCGCACCCCGGATACCGGGCGGCCAACGTGTGCTGGTGGTACGCCATGGGCGCCACCACGGACCTCACCGTCACCCCCCGGCCGATCTACTACGCGGACGGGAAGAAGGCACCGGACTGCTACACCCGCCCGCCGGAGCTGCACGACCGGCTCACCTCGCGGCTGGGCGAGTTCCCGCTGTTCCAGTACTGGGGCCCGACCGCGTCGATCGCCTCGACCGACTGGATCGTCGGCGCGACCTCGGCCATCCTGCGCGCCGACCGGCCCGATCTGACCCTGGCCTACCTGCCGCACCTGGACTACGACCTGCAGCGGTTCGGCCCGGACTCGCCGCAGGCACTGGCGGCGGCCCGCGCGGTGGACGCGTCCGTGGCACCGCTGCTGGAACAGGCCCGCGCGGACGGGGTGGCGGTGGTGGCGCTGAGCGAGTACGGCATCACCAGCGTGCACCGGCCGGTCGACGTCAACCGGCTGTTGCGCCACGAGGGGCTGCTCGAGGTCTACACCCAGGACGGCATGGAGTACCTGGACCCGTGGACGTCACGGGCCTTCGCCGTCGCCGATCACCAGGTCGCCCACGTCTACGTCGCCGACCCCGCCGACCTGCCGCGGGTGCGCGGCCTGCTCGCCGGACTGTCCGGTGTGGACGAGGTGCTGGACCGGTCCGCCCAGGCCCGGTACGGGATCGACCATGCGCGGGCGGGCGAGTTCGTGGTGACCGCGGAGCCGGACGCGTGGTTCACCTACTACTACTGGCTCGACGACGACCGCGCCCCGGACTTCGCGCGGGGCGTGGAGATCCACCGCAAACCCGGCTACGACCCGGCGGAGCTGTTCTTCGACCCGGCCGATCCCCTGGTCAAACTGAAGGCCGGGCTGAACCTGGTGCGCAAGCGGGCCGGGCTGCGGTACGCGATGAACGTGGTACCGCTCGATCCGGCGCCGGTGCGCGGCTCGCACGGCCGCCTGCCGGACTCGCCGGCGGACGGGCCGGTGCTGCTGTGCGGCGAGGCAGGGGTGCCGGAGCGGGAGCGGCTGGCCGCGACCGAGGTGCGGGACCTGCTGCTCAGCGTGCAAGGACTCAAGACGAGGGAAGGGAGCCGGCGATGA
- a CDS encoding sugar phosphate isomerase/epimerase family protein — translation MSRPVTLFTGQWADLPFEEVCRLAAQWGYDGLEIACSGDHFEVGRALADDDYVAGRHKILSSYGLKVWAISNHLVGQAVCDDPIDERHRNILPAHVWGDGEPEGVRRRAAAEMADTARAAAKLGVDTVVGFTGSKIWKYVAMFPPVPQEVIDDGYADFAARWNPILDVFDEAGVRFAHEVHPSEIAYDFWTTRRALEAVGHRPAFGLNWDPSHFVWQDLDPVGFILDFADRIYHVDCKDTKKRFDGRNGRLGSHLPWADPRRGWDFVSTGHGDVPWEESFRALNAIGYTGPISVEWEDAGMDRLRGAEEAVRFVRGLLWDKPASAFDAAFRTDH, via the coding sequence ATGAGCCGTCCGGTCACGTTGTTCACCGGCCAGTGGGCCGACCTGCCGTTCGAGGAGGTGTGCCGGCTCGCCGCGCAGTGGGGTTACGACGGGCTGGAGATCGCGTGCAGCGGCGACCACTTCGAGGTCGGCCGCGCGCTCGCCGACGACGACTACGTCGCGGGGCGGCACAAGATCCTGTCCTCCTACGGCCTGAAGGTGTGGGCCATTTCGAACCACCTGGTCGGGCAGGCGGTGTGCGACGACCCGATCGACGAGCGGCACCGCAACATCCTGCCCGCCCACGTCTGGGGCGACGGTGAGCCGGAGGGCGTGCGGCGGCGGGCGGCCGCGGAGATGGCGGACACCGCGCGCGCCGCGGCGAAGCTCGGGGTGGACACCGTGGTCGGCTTCACCGGGTCGAAGATCTGGAAGTACGTGGCGATGTTCCCGCCGGTTCCGCAGGAGGTCATCGACGACGGCTACGCCGACTTCGCGGCGCGGTGGAACCCGATCCTGGACGTGTTCGACGAAGCCGGTGTCCGGTTCGCGCACGAGGTGCACCCGTCGGAGATCGCCTACGACTTCTGGACGACGCGGCGCGCCCTGGAGGCCGTGGGGCACCGCCCGGCGTTCGGGCTGAACTGGGACCCGTCGCACTTCGTCTGGCAGGACCTGGATCCGGTCGGGTTCATCCTCGACTTCGCAGACCGCATCTACCACGTGGACTGCAAGGACACCAAGAAGCGGTTCGACGGCCGCAACGGGCGGCTCGGGTCGCACCTGCCGTGGGCCGATCCGCGGCGCGGCTGGGACTTCGTGTCCACCGGCCACGGGGACGTGCCGTGGGAGGAAAGCTTCCGCGCGCTGAACGCCATCGGCTACACCGGCCCGATCTCGGTGGAGTGGGAGGACGCCGGCATGGACCGGCTGCGCGGCGCGGAGGAGGCGGTGCGTTTCGTCCGCGGCCTGCTGTGGGACAAGCCCGCGTCCGCCTTCGACGCCGCCTTCCGCACCGACCACTGA
- a CDS encoding 1-aminocyclopropane-1-carboxylate deaminase, with protein sequence MSLESFPRHPLLFGPSPVHRLDRLTAHLGGAAIWAKREDCNSGIAFGGNKTRKLEYLVADALAQGCDTLVSIGGVQSNHTRQVAAVAARTGLKCVLVQESWVDWPDAVYDKVGNILISRLAGADVRLVRAGFGIGVKESWEQALAEIRERGGKPYAIPAGASDHPLGGLGFARWAAEVVTQERELGVHFDTIIVCSVTGSTQAGMIAGFAALDEDRPRRILGIDGSAEPAATRDQIARIARHTASLLGAGPEVTVELDERYHAGTYGIPDEQTLDAMRTAARTEGMITDPVYEGKSMAGLIDLVSRREIPPDATVLYAHLGGQPALNGYSALFT encoded by the coding sequence ATGTCCCTCGAATCGTTCCCCCGCCATCCCCTGCTGTTCGGCCCCTCACCGGTGCACCGGCTGGACCGGCTGACCGCGCACCTCGGCGGCGCCGCGATCTGGGCCAAGCGCGAGGACTGCAACTCCGGCATCGCCTTCGGCGGCAACAAGACCCGCAAGCTGGAGTACCTCGTCGCGGACGCGCTCGCGCAGGGCTGCGACACGCTGGTGTCGATCGGCGGGGTGCAGTCCAACCACACCCGGCAGGTCGCCGCCGTCGCCGCGCGGACCGGGCTGAAGTGCGTGCTGGTGCAGGAGAGCTGGGTCGACTGGCCGGACGCCGTCTACGACAAGGTCGGCAACATCCTGATCAGCCGGCTGGCCGGCGCGGACGTGCGGTTGGTGCGGGCCGGGTTCGGCATCGGCGTGAAGGAGAGCTGGGAGCAGGCGCTGGCGGAGATCCGCGAGCGCGGCGGCAAGCCGTACGCCATCCCGGCCGGCGCGTCCGACCACCCGCTCGGCGGGCTCGGCTTCGCGCGGTGGGCCGCCGAGGTGGTTACGCAGGAGCGTGAGCTGGGCGTGCACTTCGACACGATCATCGTCTGCTCGGTCACCGGTTCCACGCAGGCCGGGATGATCGCCGGGTTCGCCGCGCTGGATGAGGACCGCCCGCGGCGCATCCTCGGCATCGACGGCTCCGCCGAGCCGGCCGCGACCCGCGACCAGATCGCCCGGATCGCTCGGCACACCGCGTCACTGCTCGGCGCCGGGCCGGAGGTGACGGTCGAGCTGGACGAGCGGTACCACGCGGGAACCTACGGCATCCCGGACGAGCAGACCCTGGACGCGATGCGCACCGCCGCGCGCACCGAGGGCATGATCACCGACCCGGTGTACGAGGGCAAGTCGATGGCCGGGCTCATCGACCTGGTGTCCCGCCGGGAGATCCCCCCGGACGCGACGGTGCTCTACGCGCACCTCGGCGGCCAGCCCGCGCTCAACGGCTACAGCGCGCTGTTCACCTGA
- a CDS encoding GntR family transcriptional regulator — MRRTLLRETAHQVIRDAIVRGDLAPGSVVRDADLAEELGLSRAPVRAALARLADEGLIETKPQSHTRVTPLLSRDVRDAAAVVRAMHELAARTAVPLLTGADCAAMAAANDRFATAARAGDVDAALRADDELHDVLVRACGNRAVAATIDRYTPLIRRLERLRFSAAAGQQSVALHDRLIAACRARDAAAATAVTTEIWRELEDLAD, encoded by the coding sequence GTGCGGCGGACACTCCTGCGCGAGACGGCGCACCAGGTGATCCGGGATGCGATCGTGCGGGGCGATCTCGCGCCCGGCAGCGTGGTGCGCGACGCCGACCTGGCCGAGGAGCTGGGCCTGTCCCGGGCGCCGGTGCGCGCCGCACTGGCCCGGCTGGCCGACGAGGGCCTGATCGAGACCAAGCCGCAGAGCCACACTCGCGTCACCCCCCTCCTCTCCCGTGACGTACGCGACGCGGCCGCGGTGGTCCGGGCGATGCACGAACTGGCCGCGCGCACCGCGGTCCCCCTGCTGACCGGAGCCGACTGCGCGGCGATGGCGGCGGCCAACGACCGCTTCGCCACCGCAGCCCGCGCCGGGGACGTCGATGCCGCCCTGCGCGCGGACGACGAACTGCACGACGTCCTCGTCCGGGCCTGCGGCAACCGCGCGGTGGCCGCGACCATCGACCGCTACACCCCGCTCATCCGGCGGCTGGAGCGGCTGCGGTTCAGCGCCGCAGCCGGGCAGCAGTCGGTCGCGCTGCACGACCGCCTGATCGCGGCCTGCCGGGCTCGCGACGCGGCCGCGGCCACCGCCGTCACCACCGAGATCTGGCGGGAACTGGAAGACCTCGCCGACTGA